Proteins from one Coffea arabica cultivar ET-39 chromosome 8c, Coffea Arabica ET-39 HiFi, whole genome shotgun sequence genomic window:
- the LOC113706715 gene encoding WAT1-related protein At5g47470-like isoform X2, with the protein MMGSPRREYLEDVAIIAGLIGMQFMYAGNSILVSYLMLTGFTPASLIILSSLATFVILLPFSVIFERRLWPRKFRLKLWVQLVLISFGGVTLFQSLFLKGISLTSPAMATAMPNIAPGFIFFIAWALRLEKVELGCIYSKAKIAGTLLCVAGAVIMSLTQSTLGSHKAREAHLSVPPTLSRNLFDERKIMGCFYLMAAVFVLSSTIILQATTLRNFPAPISLSTITTLIGVVLTGIAQLIQDGRLDIGWPLLSIKDIMCYSVLAGSISGACVTFNIWAMKKRGPVLVSIFSPIGTVVSLAFSVITLGSSITVGSLAGMSIMFTGLYSVLWAKGKEGFSENNNSSETP; encoded by the exons ATGATGGGAAGTCCAAGAAGAGAATATCTTGAAGATGTTGCAATAATTGCAGGGTTAATTGGGATGCAATTTATGTATGCAGGAAACTCAATTTTGGTTAGTTATCTCATGTTAACGGGATTTACACCTGCATCTCTCATCATCCTGTCTTCCTTGGCCACGTTTGTGATTCTATTGCCTTTCTCCGTAATTTTTGAAAG GAGGCTGTGGCCAAGGAAATTCCGTCTGAAGCTATGGGTACAGctggttttaatttcttttggagG GGTGACATTATTCCAATCTCTGTTCCTGAAGGGCATCAGTCTTACTTCACCAGCAATGGCAACAGCCATGCCAAACATTGCTCCAGGATTCATATTTTTCATTGCTTGGGCTCTCAG GTTGGAGAAAGTTGAGTTAGGCTGCATATATAGCAAAGCAAAAATTGCAGGAACACTGCTGTGTGTTGCCGGTGCTGTTATAATGAGCCTTACGCAAAGTACCTTGGGTAGTCATAAAGCAAGAGAAGCTCATTTATCAGTACCACCTACACTGTCACGAAACTTATTTGACGAGCGAAAGATCATGGGTTGCTTTTATCTCATGGCAGCCGTCTTCGTCCTATCAAGCACTATTATCTTACAG GCTACAACATTAAGGAATTTCCCAGCTCCGATATCCTTATCTACAATAACAACTTTAATAGGGGTGGTATTGACTGGAATTGCCCAGTTGATTCAAGATGGCAGATTAGATATTGGATGGCCCTTGTTAAGCATCAAAGATATCATGTGCTACTCTGTACTG GCAGGAAGCATCAGTGGAGCATGTGTTACCTTCAATATATGGGCAATGAAGAAAAGAGGGCCAGTTCTGGTGTCCATTTTTAGTCCCATTGGAACTGTCGTGTCGCTAGCCTTTTCAGTAATCACCTTAGGAAGCTCCATTACCGTAGGAAG TCTCGCAGGCATGTCCATCATGTTTACTGGTCTCTATAGTGTACTATGGGCTAAAGGGAAGGAAGGATTCTCCGAGAATAACAACTCCTCAGAAA CTCCATGA
- the LOC113706715 gene encoding WAT1-related protein At5g47470-like isoform X1 yields the protein MMGSPRREYLEDVAIIAGLIGMQFMYAGNSILVSYLMLTGFTPASLIILSSLATFVILLPFSVIFERRLWPRKFRLKLWVQLVLISFGGVTLFQSLFLKGISLTSPAMATAMPNIAPGFIFFIAWALRLEKVELGCIYSKAKIAGTLLCVAGAVIMSLTQSTLGSHKAREAHLSVPPTLSRNLFDERKIMGCFYLMAAVFVLSSTIILQATTLRNFPAPISLSTITTLIGVVLTGIAQLIQDGRLDIGWPLLSIKDIMCYSVLAGSISGACVTFNIWAMKKRGPVLVSIFSPIGTVVSLAFSVITLGSSITVGSLAGMSIMFTGLYSVLWAKGKEGFSENNNSSESEYDVEKPLLS from the exons ATGATGGGAAGTCCAAGAAGAGAATATCTTGAAGATGTTGCAATAATTGCAGGGTTAATTGGGATGCAATTTATGTATGCAGGAAACTCAATTTTGGTTAGTTATCTCATGTTAACGGGATTTACACCTGCATCTCTCATCATCCTGTCTTCCTTGGCCACGTTTGTGATTCTATTGCCTTTCTCCGTAATTTTTGAAAG GAGGCTGTGGCCAAGGAAATTCCGTCTGAAGCTATGGGTACAGctggttttaatttcttttggagG GGTGACATTATTCCAATCTCTGTTCCTGAAGGGCATCAGTCTTACTTCACCAGCAATGGCAACAGCCATGCCAAACATTGCTCCAGGATTCATATTTTTCATTGCTTGGGCTCTCAG GTTGGAGAAAGTTGAGTTAGGCTGCATATATAGCAAAGCAAAAATTGCAGGAACACTGCTGTGTGTTGCCGGTGCTGTTATAATGAGCCTTACGCAAAGTACCTTGGGTAGTCATAAAGCAAGAGAAGCTCATTTATCAGTACCACCTACACTGTCACGAAACTTATTTGACGAGCGAAAGATCATGGGTTGCTTTTATCTCATGGCAGCCGTCTTCGTCCTATCAAGCACTATTATCTTACAG GCTACAACATTAAGGAATTTCCCAGCTCCGATATCCTTATCTACAATAACAACTTTAATAGGGGTGGTATTGACTGGAATTGCCCAGTTGATTCAAGATGGCAGATTAGATATTGGATGGCCCTTGTTAAGCATCAAAGATATCATGTGCTACTCTGTACTG GCAGGAAGCATCAGTGGAGCATGTGTTACCTTCAATATATGGGCAATGAAGAAAAGAGGGCCAGTTCTGGTGTCCATTTTTAGTCCCATTGGAACTGTCGTGTCGCTAGCCTTTTCAGTAATCACCTTAGGAAGCTCCATTACCGTAGGAAG TCTCGCAGGCATGTCCATCATGTTTACTGGTCTCTATAGTGTACTATGGGCTAAAGGGAAGGAAGGATTCTCCGAGAATAACAACTCCTCAGAAAGTGAGTACGATGTGGAGAAGCCTCTCTTATCTTGA